One Streptosporangium sp. NBC_01495 DNA window includes the following coding sequences:
- a CDS encoding DUF998 domain-containing protein translates to MSEGPPSRWPGVAGPLLALAAMGYAHLVAADTVNPFNGLISDYALRDDSAWATMGGTLALAMGCLWVAYLLAWVEPVRGAAARALFVAAALGLLLTAAFPTDAAPGVVSVAGEIHRWSAAVVFTALPCAGWMLGRRSGNGPLAAVSVLSTVLLAWFLAAHPGSLTSDLIDGADHYGLVERLLVLSEMALVLMAALWADHRDGVADRPGVRARGMTIPAQPGPDDTRHPRRPIGLG, encoded by the coding sequence ATGAGCGAGGGCCCGCCGTCCCGCTGGCCGGGCGTGGCCGGGCCGCTGCTCGCCCTGGCCGCGATGGGCTACGCGCACCTGGTCGCGGCGGACACGGTGAATCCGTTCAACGGCCTGATCAGCGACTACGCGCTGCGCGACGACAGCGCCTGGGCGACGATGGGCGGCACGCTCGCCCTGGCCATGGGCTGCCTCTGGGTCGCGTACCTGCTGGCCTGGGTGGAACCGGTGCGCGGCGCGGCGGCGCGCGCGCTGTTCGTGGCCGCGGCGCTGGGACTCCTTCTCACCGCCGCGTTCCCCACCGACGCGGCGCCCGGCGTCGTCTCCGTCGCCGGGGAGATCCACCGCTGGTCGGCGGCCGTGGTCTTCACCGCGCTGCCCTGCGCGGGATGGATGCTCGGCCGCCGGTCGGGGAACGGGCCCCTGGCGGCGGTCTCCGTCCTGTCGACGGTGCTCCTCGCCTGGTTCCTGGCCGCCCACCCCGGCTCGCTGACCTCGGACCTGATCGACGGTGCCGACCACTACGGCCTGGTGGAACGGCTGCTGGTGCTCTCCGAGATGGCGCTGGTCCTCATGGCCGCCCTCTGGGCGGACCACCGCGACGGCGTGGCCGACCGGCCGGGCGTGCGGGCGCGGGGCATGACGATTCCCGCCCAGCCCGGCCCGGACGACACCCGGCATCCTCGCCGGCCGATCGGTCTCGGCTGA
- a CDS encoding LacI family DNA-binding transcriptional regulator, whose amino-acid sequence MSGRTARRRVTMAEVARAAGVSVMTVSYAYGQPGRVSDEARAKVREAAERLGYPGPHPGARSLRSGRTRNLGVVLGEHLTYAFDDPQAARFLSGVAQVCADHSMALTLVPVTGSPSDVDRVTEAAVDAFVVWTTADDDPVIDAISATGLPAVVHGGPRRDGLSFVAADDRAAATAVGREVFAGARRPGVLSFPLNRARISGVAFGVPGGGLPGSTGTTSGATAAGSGTGGVLDAGSETTGTPAPASGTTSDDASPGIDPDASTFRVTRQRLRGYRDAWAGTGGDWSQVRVAVCSTNSAREAEALAAELLTGPYACDAIAAMGDELALGVLRAAAGLGLTVPGDLTLSGWDDSDAAAPAGLTTIAQSLRDQGARCARTALGHPTPADRDDEVAWHLISRESTRRPRRSR is encoded by the coding sequence ATGAGCGGACGGACGGCGCGACGCCGGGTGACCATGGCCGAGGTCGCCCGCGCGGCAGGGGTGTCGGTGATGACCGTCTCGTACGCCTACGGCCAGCCGGGCCGGGTCTCCGACGAGGCGCGGGCCAAGGTCCGCGAGGCCGCCGAACGCCTCGGCTACCCGGGCCCGCACCCCGGCGCGCGGTCACTGCGCAGCGGCCGGACCCGTAACCTGGGCGTCGTCCTCGGCGAGCACCTCACCTACGCCTTCGACGACCCGCAGGCAGCCCGCTTCCTGTCCGGCGTCGCCCAGGTCTGCGCCGACCACAGCATGGCGCTCACCCTCGTCCCCGTCACCGGAAGCCCCTCCGACGTCGACCGGGTCACCGAGGCCGCCGTCGACGCCTTCGTGGTCTGGACGACCGCCGACGACGACCCCGTCATCGACGCCATCTCCGCCACCGGCCTGCCCGCCGTGGTCCACGGGGGCCCGCGCCGCGACGGCCTCTCCTTCGTCGCCGCCGACGACCGCGCCGCCGCCACGGCCGTGGGCCGCGAGGTCTTCGCAGGGGCACGGCGCCCTGGGGTGCTGAGCTTTCCCCTTAACCGCGCGAGGATCTCCGGCGTCGCCTTCGGCGTCCCCGGTGGTGGCCTCCCCGGAAGTACCGGCACCACTTCCGGAGCCACCGCCGCCGGTTCCGGAACCGGCGGCGTCCTCGATGCCGGTTCCGAAACGACCGGAACTCCCGCTCCCGCTTCCGGAACCACCTCGGACGACGCGTCCCCGGGCATCGACCCCGACGCCTCGACCTTCCGGGTCACTCGCCAGCGCCTGCGCGGCTACCGCGACGCCTGGGCCGGGACCGGCGGCGACTGGTCACAGGTCCGGGTGGCCGTCTGCTCCACCAACAGCGCGCGGGAGGCCGAGGCACTCGCGGCCGAGTTGCTCACCGGCCCATACGCCTGCGACGCGATCGCCGCGATGGGCGACGAGCTGGCCCTCGGCGTCCTGCGCGCCGCCGCCGGCCTGGGCCTGACCGTCCCCGGCGACCTCACCCTCAGCGGCTGGGACGACTCCGACGCCGCCGCCCCGGCCGGGCTCACCACCATCGCCCAGTCCCTCCGCGACCAGGGCGCCCGCTGCGCCCGTACCGCCCTCGGCCACCCCACCCCCGCCGATCGGGACGACGAGGTCGCCTGGCATCTGATCAGCCGCGAATCCACCCGGCGTCCCCGAAGGAGCCGGTGA
- a CDS encoding MFS transporter produces MSGGKGGIQARTAYMGFAAFGVFWGVWGASVPAIRAQAELSDGQLGTALLFVGAGALPAMLVTGRAVDRWGLRVAALLLVTLGAVGTLVAVAGRDFWSLSAGLALLGASSGAADVAINSAAASAERASGRPVITRAHGTFSTMVVVGSLSAGLLLGGLGVPVVVPFLLVAGAAVGAAFSVVADWRAASAAPVTDGTVPGQAGAVSVMEGTVPDPVRATPVADGTVPYLAGAASVTEETGPVAAGAARGGGRRGYPGYAVRLFPLLVVGGLGALAFAVENAHQSWGAVYLADVAGAGPALASAGPAVFAAVVALTRFAAGAVGSRHAATVLVCGAVTAAAGTTLVSVATAVPVVLLGLALAAVGTAVLFPMLMGVVAAHVGEAGRGRATSVVTTVAYLGFLAGPVYVGRWAETTGLPGAMVAVAALAAALAVLTWPSLRSAVGTGSPWDSLPASGRAEDVAGRAR; encoded by the coding sequence ATGTCAGGCGGAAAGGGCGGAATCCAGGCGCGTACCGCTTATATGGGGTTCGCCGCGTTCGGTGTTTTCTGGGGGGTGTGGGGTGCCTCGGTGCCCGCGATCCGCGCTCAGGCGGAGCTCAGCGACGGGCAGTTGGGTACGGCGCTGCTGTTCGTCGGGGCGGGGGCGCTGCCCGCGATGCTCGTCACCGGCAGGGCGGTTGACCGCTGGGGGCTACGGGTGGCCGCGCTCCTGCTGGTGACGCTCGGCGCGGTGGGGACGCTGGTGGCCGTGGCCGGCCGTGACTTCTGGAGCCTGTCGGCGGGACTGGCGCTGCTCGGCGCCTCCTCGGGGGCGGCCGACGTCGCGATCAACTCGGCGGCGGCCTCGGCGGAGCGGGCGTCCGGCAGGCCGGTCATCACCCGCGCGCACGGCACCTTCTCCACGATGGTGGTGGTCGGCAGCCTCTCCGCCGGGCTGCTGCTCGGCGGCCTGGGGGTGCCGGTCGTCGTGCCGTTCCTGCTGGTCGCGGGAGCTGCGGTCGGCGCGGCATTCAGCGTCGTGGCCGACTGGCGAGCCGCCTCGGCCGCTCCGGTCACCGACGGAACCGTCCCGGGCCAGGCCGGAGCCGTTTCGGTCATGGAGGGAACCGTCCCGGATCCGGTGAGGGCCACCCCGGTCGCCGACGGAACCGTTCCGTACCTGGCGGGGGCCGCTTCGGTCACCGAGGAGACCGGCCCGGTCGCGGCGGGGGCCGCCCGGGGCGGTGGGCGGCGGGGATACCCGGGGTACGCCGTGCGCCTGTTCCCGTTGCTCGTAGTCGGTGGCTTGGGCGCGCTGGCCTTCGCGGTGGAGAACGCCCACCAGAGCTGGGGCGCGGTCTACCTGGCCGACGTGGCCGGCGCCGGTCCCGCGCTCGCCTCGGCCGGTCCGGCGGTCTTCGCCGCCGTCGTCGCCCTCACCCGCTTCGCGGCCGGTGCGGTCGGTTCCCGGCACGCCGCGACCGTGCTCGTCTGCGGCGCCGTGACGGCCGCCGCCGGGACCACGCTGGTGTCCGTCGCGACGGCCGTCCCGGTGGTGCTGCTGGGACTGGCCCTGGCCGCGGTCGGTACGGCGGTGCTCTTCCCCATGCTGATGGGGGTCGTCGCGGCACACGTGGGCGAGGCCGGCAGGGGGAGGGCGACGTCCGTGGTGACCACCGTGGCCTACCTGGGGTTCCTCGCCGGTCCGGTCTACGTCGGGCGCTGGGCCGAGACGACGGGACTGCCGGGGGCGATGGTGGCCGTCGCCGCCCTGGCCGCCGCCCTCGCGGTCCTCACCTGGCCGTCGCTGCGATCGGCCGTCGGCACCGGCTCCCCGTGGGACTCGCTTCCGGCCTCCGGCCGAGCGGAGGACGTCGCCGGTCGCGCTCGATGA
- a CDS encoding acyl-ACP desaturase — MREFSETELLLELEPVVAGELDRHHKVAKEWFPHEYVPWSEGRNYDGLYGGDAWVETDTKIPEEARISLIVNLLTEDNLPSYHHEIATTLGRDAAWGTWVHRWTAEEGRHGTAIRDYLTVTRAVDPVALERARMVHMSEGFTNSYEGVLASVAYVSFQELATRISHRNTGKASEDPNCERLLARIAADENLHMLFYRNLLSAAFQLAPDQTMRAVTDVVTTFQMPGTGIEGFTRKAMTIAHAGIYDTRLHIDDVLQPVLRQWDVFNMQNLGADGEKAREELADFLAKLETTASRFVERREARRAREAATA, encoded by the coding sequence ATGCGAGAGTTCAGTGAGACCGAGCTGCTGCTCGAACTTGAGCCTGTCGTCGCGGGGGAGCTGGACCGGCACCACAAGGTGGCCAAGGAGTGGTTCCCGCACGAGTATGTCCCCTGGTCGGAGGGGCGAAACTACGACGGCCTCTACGGCGGGGACGCCTGGGTCGAGACCGACACCAAGATCCCCGAGGAAGCCCGCATCTCCCTCATCGTCAACCTGCTGACCGAGGACAACCTCCCCAGCTACCACCACGAGATCGCCACGACCCTGGGTCGCGACGCGGCGTGGGGAACCTGGGTGCACCGCTGGACCGCCGAGGAGGGCCGCCACGGCACCGCCATCCGCGACTACCTGACGGTCACCCGCGCGGTCGACCCGGTCGCGCTGGAGCGGGCCCGGATGGTGCACATGAGCGAGGGCTTCACCAACTCCTACGAGGGCGTGCTCGCCTCGGTGGCGTACGTCTCCTTCCAGGAGCTGGCCACCCGCATCTCGCACCGCAACACCGGCAAGGCATCCGAGGACCCGAACTGCGAGCGGCTGCTCGCCAGGATCGCCGCCGACGAGAACCTGCACATGCTCTTCTACCGCAACCTGCTCAGCGCGGCCTTCCAGCTCGCCCCCGACCAGACCATGCGCGCCGTGACCGACGTCGTCACCACTTTCCAGATGCCGGGAACCGGCATCGAGGGCTTCACCCGCAAGGCCATGACCATCGCCCACGCCGGGATCTACGACACGCGCCTGCACATCGACGACGTGCTGCAGCCGGTGCTGCGCCAGTGGGACGTGTTCAACATGCAGAACCTCGGCGCCGACGGTGAGAAGGCCCGCGAGGAGCTGGCCGACTTCCTCGCCAAGCTGGAGACCACCGCCTCCCGCTTCGTCGAGCGCCGCGAGGCCCGCCGCGCCCGCGAGGCCGCCACCGCCTGA
- a CDS encoding MFS transporter: protein MTSYFAVLGSPGAWRFLLPAFVARLPNAMLQLGVLLLVHWSTGSYGAAGVAAAAAAVAPALVGPRTGRLADRYGQARVLVPQVVVHAAALGALLVLASAHAPAVSLVVVSALAGATMPQVGSMVRARWAYVLGGSGRLDTAFALESITDELTFTLAPVLLVAISTGFSPVWALSVALVMVVVGTLAFAGVRKGAPEPMPVRVRSRRGVLRLRGVAVLAGAFVALGTVFGSLQVGVTSYTAALGQATAAGTVYATFSGASFVGGILYGVVRWRIGAPARLAATLGLLSAATVALTLAGSVPPLYAGAAVAGFVIAPAVITGYTLVEGLVPAEVRTEAFTWLNGSVGVGIAAGAAVAGQLVDRFGAALAFLVPPVTTGLAALLVLAFLRSLRPGADSSPARELVSAA, encoded by the coding sequence TTGACCTCGTACTTCGCCGTGCTCGGCTCGCCCGGGGCGTGGCGCTTCCTGCTTCCCGCCTTCGTCGCGCGCCTTCCGAACGCGATGCTCCAGCTCGGTGTGCTGCTGCTCGTGCACTGGTCCACCGGCTCGTACGGCGCGGCCGGTGTCGCCGCCGCCGCTGCCGCGGTGGCGCCCGCGCTGGTCGGCCCGCGGACCGGGCGGCTGGCCGACAGGTACGGCCAGGCGAGGGTGCTGGTCCCGCAGGTCGTCGTGCACGCCGCCGCGCTGGGCGCCCTGCTGGTGCTCGCCTCGGCACACGCCCCGGCGGTCTCGCTGGTGGTCGTCTCGGCGCTGGCCGGGGCCACGATGCCGCAGGTCGGCTCGATGGTCCGTGCCCGCTGGGCGTACGTGCTCGGCGGGTCGGGCAGGCTGGACACGGCCTTCGCCCTCGAATCCATCACCGACGAGCTGACCTTCACCCTCGCTCCGGTGCTGCTCGTGGCCATCTCGACCGGGTTCTCACCGGTGTGGGCACTGTCGGTGGCGCTGGTCATGGTCGTGGTGGGGACGCTCGCGTTCGCCGGGGTCCGCAAGGGAGCGCCCGAGCCGATGCCGGTCCGGGTCCGTTCGCGGCGCGGCGTGCTGCGGCTGCGCGGGGTGGCCGTGCTCGCGGGGGCCTTCGTCGCCCTCGGTACCGTCTTCGGCAGCCTCCAGGTCGGCGTCACCTCCTACACCGCGGCCCTCGGTCAGGCCACCGCCGCCGGAACGGTGTACGCGACCTTCTCCGGCGCCAGCTTCGTCGGGGGCATCCTCTACGGCGTGGTCCGCTGGCGGATCGGCGCCCCGGCCAGGCTGGCCGCCACCCTCGGACTGCTCTCCGCGGCCACCGTCGCCCTGACGCTCGCCGGATCGGTCCCGCCGCTGTACGCCGGAGCCGCCGTGGCCGGGTTCGTCATCGCCCCGGCCGTCATCACCGGCTACACCCTGGTCGAGGGCCTTGTCCCGGCCGAGGTCAGGACCGAGGCCTTCACCTGGCTCAACGGCTCCGTCGGGGTGGGCATCGCCGCCGGGGCGGCCGTCGCGGGCCAGCTCGTGGACCGCTTCGGCGCGGCGCTCGCCTTCCTCGTCCCCCCGGTCACGACCGGCCTGGCCGCGCTGCTCGTACTGGCCTTCCTGCGCAGCCTGCGGCCGGGGGCCGACAGCTCCCCGGCCCGCGAGCTGGTCTCCGCCGCCTGA